Proteins from a genomic interval of Musa acuminata AAA Group cultivar baxijiao chromosome BXJ1-9, Cavendish_Baxijiao_AAA, whole genome shotgun sequence:
- the LOC103998387 gene encoding subtilisin-like protease SBT5.4 gives MLKNGFTTCSKVARSFTLSSKNAARQETRTDDRSPLLLVDDADLFAAARRSAPGSDMLASYSEAAPPGSDPNDPTRVPFNILSGTSMSCRHVAGLVGLLKTLHPHWTPAAIRSAIMSTAQTLDNTGAAIRSHHGNDATPLSYGSGHIRPNSAMDPGLVYDLTNADYLDFLCFSGYNTEDMSCFQNYTCPSSRYKLLEDFNYPAIVFPYHRNLQQTATRRLKNVGSPGTYRIRYRTPAGFNVTVKPESLPYL, from the exons ATGCTAAAAAATGGTTTTACAACTTGCTCGAAGGTCGCCCGTAGTTTCACTCTCTCGTCCAAGAACGCAGCTCGGCAGGAAACCAGGACCGACGACAGGAGTCCTCTTTTACTTGTTGATGATGCTGATCTTTTTGCGGCAGCCCGTCGTTCGGCGCCAGGATCGGACATGCTGGCTTCCTACTCCGAAGCCGCGCCTCCCGGTTCTGATCCCAATGATCCCACACGCGTCCCATTTAATATACTTTCGGGCACATCGATGTCATGCCGTCATGTTGCCGGCCTCGTCGGTCTCCTCAAAACACTCCATCCTCACTGGACTCCTGCTGCTATCAGATCGGCAATCATGAGTACTG CACAAACGCTGGATAATACTGGTGCTGCTATACGGAGCCACCACGGAAATGATGCAACCCCGCTCAGCTACGGCTCCGGGCACATCCGACCAAATAGCGCCATGGATCCCGGTTTGGTTTATGATCTAACCAACGCCGACTACCTCGACTTCTTGTGCTTCAGTGGTTACAATACGGAAGACATGTCCTGCTTCCAGAACTACACTTGCCCATCATCACGCTATAAGCTGCTGGAGGACTTCAACTACCCCGCGATCGTCTTCCCCTACCATCGAAATCTGCAGCAGACGGCAACCCGCAGGTTGAAGAACGTGGGAAGTCCAGGCACGTACAGAATCCGGTATCGAACTCCGGCGGGCTTCAATGTGACGGTGAAGCCGGAGAGCCTTCCTTACCTTTGA